A genomic window from Salvia splendens isolate huo1 chromosome 11, SspV2, whole genome shotgun sequence includes:
- the LOC121754372 gene encoding myosin-binding protein 2-like — MAGKDPLCESHCKEVSRLCYCSNHRKLVDSEDDDGGEHSSYILLKTSSWDALECAQKENLIVDCDQVEEGFDDFAEKILDSSADFGGVGMVEIDGNSVEAGEDEVERGRETVLEEKSVLIMKDKSVQVCVEEDEVPPQHLEFFLDYSGHTLVPIELVDLMMDEHLGEGNDRIEDDGEGNEREPLVLGREEKRAGAFLDVDINEEPTYAMLEVMEMEEDENSLVFHAKGPHFETTFPLARWPSVEANGDLEMAGASVEEQSDDRADNNVACEEVTPGNNENEADVSIGTEIPDLDVADEIIQFQDSARSYECSHKDPSTSCADLYAPYDDHGPSEVEEQMVELESLSYEDKEHVKANEPSFQSEVNETGEEEDKFPDTPTSVDSHNQLHKKLSQLEKRDLGTEESLDGSVTSELEGGDGVVTVERLQAALRSQCKALQALYMELEEERSASAVAANQTMAMINRLQEEKAAMQMEALQYQRMMEEQSEYDQEALQLMNELMVKREREKQEVEKELEGYRKKLFEYETREKVRTLRKSKDGSTRSGFSSASCSNADDSDGLSIDLNQDAKEEEGFYSHQEKYKNQSTPVDAVVNLEQSLADFEEERMSLLEQLEVLEEKLLTLDDDDDDKEKNSKEENGHHHLNGETNGHANGFAKETTKGKHHHQHWRIAGHKGKSLLPLFDAICDENGDAMLNGNGVHDSSHDESEFERQQALEEDRLFLKHCVSSLKKGDKGMDLLHEILQHLRDLRNVEVRTRGWTTVL; from the exons ATGGCTGGAAA GGATCCTCTCTGCGAATCCCACTGCAAGGAGGTTTCGAGACTGTGTTACTGCTCCAACCACCGGAAGTTGGTGGATTCCGAGG ATGATGATGGTGGGGAACATTCTTCTTATATTCTGCTCAAGACTTCATCTTGGGATGCTTTGGAATGTGCCCAGAAAGAGAATTTGATTGTTGATTGTGATCAAGTTGAGGAAGGATTTGATGATTTTGCGGAGAAGATTCTTGATTCTTCTGCTGATTTTGGTGGCGTTGGAATGGTTGAGATTGATGGCAATTCGGTGGAAGCAGGGGAAGATGAAGTTGAGAGAGGAAGGGAAACTGTTTTGGAAGAGAAGTCGGTTTTGATCATGAAGGATAAGTCTGTGCAGGTgtgtgttgaagaagatgaagttccGCCTCAGCATTTGGAGTTTTTCCTAGATTACAGTGGTCACACTTTGGTTCCGATTGAGTTGGTCGATTTGATGATGGATGAGCATCTTGGCGAGGGGAATGATAGGATTGAAGATGATGGTGAAGGCAATGAGAGAGAGCCATTGGTTTTGGGGAGAGAGGAGAAAAGGGCAGGTGCATTTCTTGATGTTGATATCAATGAGGAACCTACATACGCGATGCTTGAGGTCATGGAAATGGAAGAAGATGAAAACTCTCTTGTGTTTCATGCGAAAGGCCCTCATTTTGAGACCACGTTTCCACTGGCACGGTGGCCTTCTGTGGAGGCAAACGGAGATCTAGAAATGGCTGGAGCATCGGTGGAGGAACAATCAGATGATCGTGCAG ATAATAATGTAGCATGTGAGGAGGTTACTCCGGGAAACAATGAAAATGAAGCAGATGTCTCAATTGGAACTGAAATTCCTGATTTAGATGTAGCAGATGAGATTATACAATTTCAAGATTCTGCTCGTTCGTATGAGTGCAGTCACAAAGATCCATCAACGAGTTGTGCTGATCTTTATGCACCATATGATGATCATG GTCCTAGTGAAGTTGAGGAGCAGATGGTGGAGCTAGAATCGTTATCGTATGAGGATAAGGAGCATGTGAAGGCGAACGAGCCTTCGTTTCAGTCTGAAGTGAATGAGACTGGGGAGGAAGAGGATAAGTTTCCTGATACGCCGACGTCTGTGGATAGCCACAACCAGTTACACAAGAAGTTGTCACAACTCGAGAAGAGGGATTTGGGGACTGAAGAGTCATTGGATGGGAGTGTGACGAGTGAGTTGGAAGGTGGTGATGGAGTTGTCACTGTTGAGCGGTTACAGGCAGCACTGAGATCACAATGCAAGGCGTTGCAAGCATTGTACATGGAGTTGGAAGAGGAGCGTAGTGCCTCTGCTGTGGCGGCCAATCAGACAATGGCAATGATAAACAGGCTGCAGGAAGAGAAGGCTGCGATGCAGATGGAGGCTCTGCAGTATCAGAGGATGATGGAGGAGCAGTCGGAATATGATCAAGAAGCTCTGCAGCTCATGAATGAGCTAATGgtgaagagagagagggagaagcaGGAGGTGGAGAAGGAGTTGGAAGGGTATAGGAAGAAGCTATTCGAGTATGAGACTAGGGAGAAGGTGAGGACGTTGAGAAAGAGCAAAGACGGGAGCACAAGGAGTGGATTCTCATCGGCTTCTTGTAGCAATGCTGACGATAGCGATGGATTGTCCATTGATCTGAATCAAGATGCCAAGGAAGAAGAGGGGTTTTACAGCCATcaagaaaaatacaaaaacCAGAGCACGCCTGTCGATGCAGTCGTCAACTTGGAGCAATCGTTAGCCGATTTTGAGGAAGAGAGGATGTCCCTACTCGAGCAGCTCGAGGTTCTAGAAGAGAAGCTCTTGACATTggacgatgatgatgacgacaagGAGAAAAATTCCAAGGAAGAAAATGGTCATCATCATCTTAATGGTGAAACAAATGGACATGCAAATGGCTTTGCTAAAGAAACAACGAAAGGGAAGCATCATCATCAACACTGGCGAATCGCGGGCCACAAGGGCAAATCACTGCTCCCCCTCTTCGATGCAATCTGTGATGAAAACGGAGATGCAATGCTGAATGGAAATGGAGTGCACGATTCTTCTCACGATGAATCAGAGTTCGAGAGACAGCAAGCTCTCGAGGAAGATAGGTTGTTTCTCAAGCACTGCGTTAGCTCTCTGAAGAAAGGTGACAAGGGCATGGATCTCCTTCATGAAATCCTGCAGCATCTGCGTGATCTCCGCAACGTGGAGGTTCGAACCAGAGGATGGACGACGGTACTATAA
- the LOC121754371 gene encoding serine/threonine-protein phosphatase 7 long form homolog: MSRYGPEDPSVLHYQHSHISRKAWAGQETASFNIRRFEGHFWEIDNHHRRVIDYVCRFGLGGVLFCGKALDVDHALITALVERWRPETHTFHLPVGETTITLQDVQVLWALRVDGVPFTGNGFCESGWRGLCEELLGFYPLQSEMKENGILASALIHRMAIEPLGDGLEDEAYIQRARMIVLVLLGGLILPDGSGCKIPLMWLTQLRDVEAASMISWASAALATLYHNLCEASMGKRSDIGGPTVLLQLWVWERMPTLRPDFVAARIHTNNTPCALMWTGSYMINRAPNIIGTITIRVICTTNIICTITIIRTICTITIIRTIITITCQIWYI; this comes from the exons aTGTCCCGATATGGACCAGAAGATCCTTCTGTTTTGCATTATCAGCACAGTCATATATCGCGCAAGGCGTGGGCAGGCCAGGAAACAGCCTCTTTCAATATTCGGCGCTTTGAAGGACATTTCTGGGAAATCGATAATCATCACAGACGCGTGATTGATTATGTCTGTAGATTTGGTTTAGGTGGAGTACTTTTCTGTGGTAAGGCTCTGGATGTAGATCATGCGTTGATCACAGCTTTGGTTGAGCGCTGGAGGCCAGAGACACATACATTCCATCTTCCCGTAGGGGAAACTACCATTACATTACAAGACGTACAAGTATTATGGGCATTACGTGTTGATGGAGTACCCTTCACCGGAAATGGGTTTTGTGAATCTGGGTGGAGGGGTTTATGTGAAGAGCTCTTGGGCTTCTATCCCCTTCAAAGCGAGATGAAGGAAAACGGTATCTTGGCATCCGCGCTAATACATAGGATGGCGATTGAACCGTTAGGAGATGGTCTCGAAGACGAAGCCTACATTCAACGGGCACGTATGATTGTGCTTGTGCTATTGGGAGGGTTGATCTTACCCGACGGCTCAGGGTGTAAGATACCTCTCATGTGGTTGACCCAACTTCGAGATGTAGAGGCTGCCTCTATGATTAGTTGGGCGAGTGCTGCACTTGCTACATTATACCATAATCTGTGTGAGGCGTCTATGGGCAAAAGGTCAGACATTGGAGGTCCGACGGTGCTCCTACAGCTTTGGGTGTGGGAGAGAATGCCCACTTTGAGACCGGATTTTGTAGCGGCACGTATACATACAAACAACACTCCATGTGCCTTAAT GTGGACTGGCTCCTATATGATAAACAGAGCCCCCAACATTATCGGAACCATCACAATCAGAGTCATCTGCACCACCAACATTATCTGcaccatcacaattatcagaaccatctgCACCATCACCATTATCAGAACCATAATAACCATCACATGTCAAATTTGGTACATCTAG
- the LOC121754891 gene encoding lignin-forming anionic peroxidase-like translates to MIGRFVIPLISLVVVLSSISCSAQLSASFYDASCPNAPTIIRNSIRRAISAERRMAASLIRLHFHDCFVQGCDASILLDETTAIQSEKTAGPNDNSVRGYNVIEAAKRDVELACPGVVSCADVLTLAARDASAAVGGPSWSVRLGRRDSTTANRDVANTDLPSPFSDLQGLIDAFDKKGLNARDMVALSGAHTLGQSQCFLFRERIYSNGTDIDAGFASTRRRGCPQSGGNSNLAPLDLVTPNSFDNNYFRNLVQRKGLLQSDQVLFTGSTASIVSQYSGNPATFAADFAAAMIKMSEIEPILGQNGIIRKVCSAIN, encoded by the exons ATGATTGGTAGGTTTGTTATTCCTTTAATCTCCCTAGTGGTGGTGCTGAGCAGCATCTCTTGCTCTGCCCAGCTCTCAGCCAGCTTCTACGATGCTTCATGTCCTAATGCACCCACCATCATCCGCAACTCCATCCGCCGCGCCATTTCCGCGGAGCGGCGGATGGCGGCGTCCCTCATCCGCCTCCATTTCCACGACTGCTTCGTTCAGGGCTGCGACGCCTCCATCCTGCTAGACGAGACCACCGCCATCCAGAGCGAGAAGACGGCCGGGCCCAACGATAACTCTGTTAGAGGATACAATGTCATCGAGGCTGCTAAGCGCGACGTCGAGCTCGCCTGCCCCGGCGTTGTCTCTTGCGCTGACGTGCTCACCTTAGCCGCACGCGACGCCTCTGCTGCTGTTGGTGGTCCGTCATGGAGTGTCAGACTTGGAAGACGGGACTCCACCACCGCAAACCGGGACGTGGCTAACACCGATCTCCCGAGCCCGTTTTCCGACCTCCAAGGCCTCATTGACGCTTTCGACAAGAAGGGTCTTAATGCAAGAGACATGGTTGCCCTTTCtg GAGCACACACGTTAGGTCAATCCCAATGTTTCCTGTTCCGTGAGAGAATATACAGCAACGGTACGGACATTGATGCCGGCTTTGCCAGCACCAGGAGACGGGGCTGCCCACAGAGCGGTGGCAACAGCAACTTGGCGCCGCTGGACTTGGTGACGCCGAATTCATTCGACAACAACTACTTTAGGAATTTGGTGCAGAGGAAGGGACTATTGCAGTCGGATCAAGTCCTCTTCACCGGATCGACCGCTAGCATCGTGTCGCAGTACAGTGGAAATCCGGCAACTTTTGCTGCCGATTTTGCGGCTGCAATGATAAAGATGTCGGAGATTGAGCCAATCCTTGGACAGAATGGAATCATTAGAAAGGTTTGCAGCGCCATCAACTGA